In Bombina bombina isolate aBomBom1 chromosome 6, aBomBom1.pri, whole genome shotgun sequence, a single genomic region encodes these proteins:
- the LOC128664879 gene encoding carboxy-terminal domain RNA polymerase II polypeptide A small phosphatase 1-like, producing MKDVMASFGVPLADEKTQGPCTCITFLGIEIDTVRAVCRLPGDKVQRMLQAVRAIMERDRVPIKEVQSLLGLLNFAGRVIPMGRVFNRRLEGQLKGPPGQAKWARVTIEVKEDLEVWARFLVDFNGVCLWRHPPVSNQALHLFTDAAGGFGYGAYLDGEWSAAPWPRDWIEAGCELAGAQNSTSSKKPRSRSIFHSLFCCLCHEDAEPLPVNNNAPLVVEENGSLPKAAVKYLLPEVKAQDSGKICVVIDLDETLVHSSFSSVHADFIIPVEIDGTVHQVYVLKRPHVDEFLRRMGEMFECVLFTASLAKYADPVADLLDKWGAFRARLFRESCAFHRGNYVKDLSRLGRDLNKLIIIDNSPASYIFHPDNAVPVASWFDDMTDTELLDLLPFFERLSQVDDVYSVLKLRWNAS from the exons ATGAAGGATGTAATGGCCAGTTTCGGGGTGCCCCTGGCGGATGAAAAGACGCAGGGCCCCTGCACATGTAtcacatttctggggatagaaattgacacggtgcgtGCGGTCTGTAGATTGCCCGGCGACAAGGTGCAGCGAATGCTGCAGGCGGTCCGAGCAATTATGGAACGCGATAGGGTGCCTATCAAGGAGGTGCAATCATTGCTAGGCCTCCTGAACTTTGCTGGGCGCGTGATCCCGATGGGCCGGGTCTTCAATCGCCGATTGGAGGGCCAGTTGAAAGGCCCTCCAGGTCAGGCGAAATGGGCGCGCGTTACGATAGAGGTGAAGGAGGACTTGGAAGTCTGGGCCAGATTCTTAGTTGACTTCAACGGGGTGTGcctctggaggcacccaccagtctCCAATCAGGCACTTCACCTCTTCACGGATGCAGCGGGTGGCTTCGGGTACGGAGCTTACCTGGATGGGGAATGGAGCGCCGCTCCATGGCCCAGGGATTGGATAGAGGCCGG ctgtgagctggcTGGTGCACAGAACTCCACTTCTTCTAAAAAACCTCGAAGCCGAAGCATCTTCCATTCCCTTTTCTGCTGTTTGTGTCATGAGGATGCTGAGCCTCTACCCGTTAACAACAATGCTCCCCTTGTGGTTGAGGAGAATGGATCACTGCCTAAGGCTGCTGTTAAGTATCTTCTTCCAGAGGTGAAGGCACAGGATTCTGGCAAGATCTGTGTGGTCATTGATCTAGATGAGACTTTAGTTCACAGCTCATTCAGTTCAGTTCATGCTGACTTTATCATTCCTGTTGAAATAGATGGAACGGTTCATCAGGTATATGTGTTAAAAAGGCCCCATGTGGATGAGTTCCTGAGACGTATGGGAGAAATGTTTGAGTGTGTTTTATTCACTGCTAGTCTGGCCAAGTATGCTGATCCAGTAGCTGACCTCTTGGATAAATGGGGGGCATTCCGAGCCCGGCTCTTCCGAGAGTCCTGTGCTTTCCATAGAGGGAATTATGTGAAGGATTTGAGCAGACTGGGGAGAGACCTTAATAAGCTGATCATCATTGATAACTCTCCAGCCTCCTACATTTTCCATCCGGATAATGCGGTTCCGGTGGCATCCTGGTTTGACGACATGACGGACACTGAGCTACTAGATCTTCTCCCATTCTTTGAGAGACTCAGCCAGGTGGATGATGTGTACAGTGTTTTAAAGCTGCGCTGGAATGCAAGCTAG